From Bos mutus isolate GX-2022 chromosome 5, NWIPB_WYAK_1.1, whole genome shotgun sequence, one genomic window encodes:
- the NEMP1 gene encoding nuclear envelope integral membrane protein 1, producing the protein MAGGMKVAVLPAVGAGPWSWGAGSCGAVRLLLVLFGCFVCGSAGIDLNVVTLRESEILFMNTSRQSCYKNVLIPKWHDIWTRIQIRVNSSKLVRVTQVENEDKLKELEQFSIWNFFSSFLKEKLNDTYINVGLYSTKTCLKVEILEEDTKYSVIVTRRFDPKLFLIFLLGLTLFFCGDLLSRSQIFYYSTGMSVGIVASLLIIIFIVSKFMPKKSPIYIILVGGWSFSLYLIQLVFKNLQEIWRCYWQYLLSYVLAVGFMSFAVCYKYGPLENERSINLLTWTLQLLGLCFMYSSIQIPHIALAIVVIALCTKNLDYPIHWLYITYRKMCKATEKTVPPRLLTEEEYRLQGEVETRKALEQLREYCNSPDCSAWKTVSRIQSPKRFADFVEGSFHLTPNEVSVHEQEYGLGSIIAQDELSEETSSEEEDSDSRYPLVVQQNSFLT; encoded by the exons ATGGCGGGAGGAATGAAAGTGGCGGTATTGCCGGCAGTTGGTGCCGGGCCCTGGAGTTGGGGGGCCGGGAGTTGTGGGGCAGTGCGGCTGCTTCTGGTCCTCTTCGGCTGCTTTGTCTGCGGCTCAG CCGGAATTGATTTAAACGTGGTCACGCTTCGGGAATCCGAAATTCTTTTTATGAATACCAGTCGACAATCCTGTTACAAAAATGTGCTTATCCCAAAGTGGCATGATATATGGACACGGATACAG ATCCGGGTAAATAGTTCCAAACTGGTACGAGTTACCCAGGTGGAGAATGAAGATAAACTGAAGGAGCTAGAGCAGTTTAGTATCTGgaactttttttcctcctttttaaaagagaaattgaatGACACCTATATTAATGTGGGTCTATACAGCACAAAAACCTGCCTCAAAGTTGAGATTTTAGAGGAAGATACCAAGTACAGTGTCATTGTGACTCGGA gatTTGACCCCAAACTCTTCCTCATTTTCCTCCTTGGACTTACGCTATTTTTTTGTGGAGACTTGCTGAGCAG AAGTCAAATCTTCTACTATTCTACTGGGATGAGTGTGGGAATTGTGGCCTCTTTACTAATCATCATTTTTATAGTATCCAAGTTTATGCCCAAG AAAAGTCCCATTTACATCATCCTGGTAGGAGGCTGGTCCTTTTCTCTGTACCTCATtcaactagtttttaaaaatttacaagaGATCTGGAGGTGTTACTGGCAGTATCTTTTAA GCTATGTGCTCGCAGTTGGATTCATGAGTTTTGCAGTCTGTTACAAGTATGGGCCTTTGGAGAATGAACGAAGTATCAACCTGCTGACCTGGACCTTGCAGCTGCTGGGCCTGTGTTTCATGTATTCCAGTATCCAGATACCACACATTGCCCTTGCCATTGTCGTCATTGCACTGTGTACTAAGAACCTGGACTACCCTATTCACTGGCTGTACATCACCTACAG AAAGATGTGTAAGGCAACAGAAAAGACTGTCCCCCCCCGTCTTCTGACAGAAGAAGAATACCGGCTACAAGGAGAGGTGGAGACCCGAAAGGCTTTAGAGCAGCTTAGAGAATACTGCAACAGTCCAGACTGCTCAGCTTGGAAGACTGTTTCTCGAATTCAGTCTCCAAAGAG GTTTGCTGACTTCGTGGAAGGTTCTTTCCACCTCACACCCAATGAGGTTTCTGTTCATGAGCAGGAGTACGGCTTAGGGAGCATTATTGCCCAGGACGAACTCTCTGAAGAAACATCCTCTGAGGAGGAGGACTCAGATTCTCGGTACCCCCTTGTCGTACAACAGAACAGCTTCCTGACTTAG
- the LOC138987905 gene encoding glycine cleavage system H protein, mitochondrial-like: MMESRELIKNSEALGAARRPSAPVGTWRCPRCGACRRRSAPSAPCSSRPWALRAGAVRELRTGPALLSVRKFTEKHEWVTTENGVGTVGISNFAQEALGDVVYCSLPEVGTKLNKQEEFGALESVKAASELYSPLSGEVTEINKALAENPGLVNKSCYEDGWLIKMTFSNPSELDELMSEAAYEKYIKSIEE; encoded by the coding sequence ATGATGGAATCCAGGGAGTTAATAAAAAATTCAGAGGCTCTAGGTGCCGCGCGGAGACCCTCTGCACCCGTGGGAACATGGCGCTGCCCGCGGTGCGGAGCGTGCCGGCGGCGGTCGGCACCCAGCGCGCCCTGCTCGTCGCGGCCCTGGGCACTGCGAGCGGGTGCCGTCCGGGAGCTGCGCACCGGCCCTGCTCTGCTGTCGGTGCGGAAATTCACAGAAAAACACGAATGGGTAACAACAGAAAATGGTGTTGGAACAGTGGGAATCAGCAATTTTGCACAGGAAGCTTTGGGAGATGTTGTTTACTGTAGTCTGCCTGAAGTTGGGACAAAGTTGAACAAACAAGAGGAGTTTGGTGCTTTGGAAAGTGTGAAAGCTGCTAGTGAACTCTATTCTCCTCTATCAGGAGAAGTAACTGAAATTAATAAAGCTCTAGCAGAAAATCCAGGACTTGTCAACAAGTCTTGCTATGAAGATGGTTGGCTGATCAAGATGACATTCAGTAACCCTTCAGAACTAGATGAACTAATGAGTGAAGCAGCATAtgagaaatacataaaatctatTGAGGAGTGA